Proteins from a genomic interval of Hoplias malabaricus isolate fHopMal1 chromosome 13, fHopMal1.hap1, whole genome shotgun sequence:
- the smim13 gene encoding small integral membrane protein 13 translates to MWQSVGLTLLVIVATLLCVLLFMLFGWYVVWQLFLSKFKFLRELVGDTGSPQAETEPSESESERSSPPTPRHRLKTTRQRVAPQSSTT, encoded by the exons ATGTGGCAGAGTGTGGGTCTAACGTTGCTGGTCATCGTGGCCACGCTGCTCTGTGTCCTGCTCTTCATGCTCTTCG GTTGGTATGTGGTGTGGCAGCTGTTCCTGTCCAAGTTTAAGTTCCTAAGGGAGCTGGTGGGGGATACTGGGTCCCCTCAGGCCGAAACCGAGCCCTCGGAGTCGGAGAGTGAGCGGAGTTCCCCCCCGACGCCTCGACACCGACTCAAGACCACCCGCCAAAGAGTAGCCCCCCAGAGCAGCACTACATAA